The window CTCCTTATTTCTATCTGGCGCTGACTTCCATGATAATTGGTACTCAGCTATTCCTTGCCGGATTTGTTGGCGAGTTGGTAACACGTAATGCTCCTGAACGTAATAATTACAAAATAGAAAAAGAGCTCTAAACAGTTCGGTTATAAATATGAAACATCTATTGAAATTATTGTTTCTTGGAATATTTCTTTGCAGCGTAATTGGACTGGCATTGACAGCTTGTGAAGAAACTGAGGATTGTTCTTTATCGGGACGTCCTTCTCCGCGATTCAATTTTGTTGTTAAGAGTACGCTGAAAGCCAAATCGTTTGATTCGCTTACGGTTGTGGCTCTTAATACAGTTAAGGGCGATTCTACTATACTGAATAATTCGAAGAAAGTTACTTATGCTTCACTTCCACTTAGTTATGTTGATACAAAAACAGCTATGGTCTTTAAATATTCAGATAATCTGAGTGATACTCTTTGGATTACTCATGCCAATATCGCACATTTTCTTTCAATGGAATGTGGAATAACAATGTTTTATCAGGTAGAAAAAGTGGAGCATACCTCTAATCTTATAGATTCTATTGCAATAATTAATTCTGGAGTTGATACCAATGAAAAAGAGAATATTCGCGTATATTATTAATATAGTTGCTTTGTTGGTTCTATCTCTACCTGTCTTTTCTCAAGGAAATCAAGGACAGAAGGCTATGCCGAAAGTTCAGACTGTGCCGAAAGAGATATTCCCTTTGTATAACGGTACCTTTGTTGGTCTTGATTTATATGGTTTAGGAGGCAATGTGTTTGGAAGTAAATTCACAAGCTCAGAAGTGAGCGTGGACGTTAATCTGAAAAATAGATTTTTCCCGGTGCTTGAAGTGGGGTATGGAAAAACTGATGACGAAGAAAATGGCATTTCGTATAAGTCGTCTGCTCCATATTTCAGGATTGGGATGAATTATAATATGATGTTCAGGAAAAAGAATATGAGCCATCTGTACCTGGGATGTCGCTATGGTTTTAGTGCATTAAGTTACGATGTAAAAGGTTCTGCATTAGAAGATGATATCTACTCAGGCGAAGTGCCCTTTGAGTCTATGGGTGAGAAGACAAATGCTCATTGGATGGAATTATTGTTTGGTATAAGAGCTCAGGTATATAAAAATTTTCTGATGGGATGGTCCTTGAGATATAAGGCTAAACTTAGCGTAAAAGAGAATGCTCACTCAACTCCGTGGTATATCCCTGGTTTTGGAGAAAACAAGTCAACAAACTTTGGAGTTACTTATTCATTGATTTATAAGTTACCATTTTAATAATGACAAATTTAGAGAATTGGCTAATTGCGATAGGGCTGGCGATGGACTGTCTGGCTGTATCTATAGCAAGTGGCATTATATTGAAGAAAGTAGAGTGGAGAACGATTCTGACAATGGCTTTCTTTTTCGGCTTTTTTCAGGCTTTGATGCCTTTCCTGGGTTGGGCAGGTGCGAGCAGATTTAGCCATTTAATAGAAAGCTTTGATCATTGGGCAGTTTTTCTTATCCTTTGTTTTCTTGGTGGAAGAATGGTTTGGGAATCTTTTAAAGATGATGAGTGCAAGAAGGAATTTAATCCTGCTAGTCTGAAGGTGATATTAACTCTGGCAATAGCCACAAGTCTGGATGCTCTCGCAGTTGGCGTTTCTTATGCTTTTATGGGTATAAGAACTGTTGATGGCATTCTTTCGCCAATATTGATTATTGGATTAGTTTCCTTTATTATATCTGTTTTCGGATTGCTGTTTGGAATCTTTTTTGGCTGCAAGCACAACATGCGGGTGGAATTGTGGGGTGGATTGATTTTGATTGGCATTGGAACCAAGGTCTTAATAGAACATATTTGTGTTTAGAAATAAAGCTTTATCCTCTGTTTACGGATTTAATGCAGGGATGTAACTCGTCCCTCATATGTGAACCGATGAGCCTTCGGTTAAGGGCTGACGGGTTCTCAGCCGTGAACCCATTGGCACTCATCTGAGTGATCAGCTAATTATGCTTATGAATTGAGTTAGTTATAGTATATAGACTTGTAAATAGTGGTATCAGCACTAAAAAAGCCTGCTACAAAACTTTAATGTAGCAGGCTTTTTATTTCGCTATATATAAATCAGAACGATTTATCAGATTACTTTATTAGTCACGGAATCTGGAAAAATAACAGTTGGTTTAAAGCTTTTCGCTTCTTCAAAATCCATCATGGCATACGACATGATGATAATTATATCTCCTACTTGTACCTTTCGGGCTGCTGCACCGTTCAGGCAGATCTTGCCTGAGCCGCGTTCACCTTTAATAATATAAGTTGAAAAACGTTCACCGTTATTATTATCCACGATATGTACTCTCTCATTGGCGATAAGATTTGCTGCGTCCATCAAATCTTCGTCAATCGTGATACTACCCATGTAATTTAAATCAGCCTCTGTTACACGTACACAGTGCAGCTTTGACTTCATTACTTCAATCATCATAAGGTTTGGTCTTTTTTTAATTAAATCTCTTTATATTTTATGTTATCAATCAGCCGGACTTCTCCACAGAATACTGTGATACAGCCCACTGCATAATTTGTATCTGCCCAGTTCCCAAATTCTTGTAAGGTGTTTCCATCCACAATCTTAAAGTATTCCAGGCGTAGCCCTCTCTCAGCAGCAATAGACTCTTCTACAAAGCGAATCGTTTCACTCACTGAGTGATCTGCTGCAAAGGTACGACTTTTAAATAAAGTTTGAGATATTTTTAATGCAATTTCACGTTCTTCTGCAGACAATCTAGCATTTCTGCTACTTAGAGCCAGTCCGTCTTCTTCGCGAACGATAGGGCAGCCAACAATTTCAAGGTCATAATTTAATTGCTTAACCATTTCGCGGATAATAGCCAGTTGCTGAAAGTCTTTTTCACCAAAATATGCACGGTGAGGTTTCACTGCATCAAACAGTTTACTTACTATTTGTGCCACTCCGTTAAAATGTCCCGGACGGAAGGCTCCTTCCATCACTGAGTCTAGCGGAGCAAAATTAAATTTTCGTGTATCTGGCTCCGGATACATTTCTTCCACTGAAGGAGCAAAAACAAAGGAACAACCATTGGTTTCCAGTAGTTTACAATCTGCATCCAGTGTATGCGGATATTTTAATAGATCATTCTTATCATTAAACTGAGTAGGGTTAACAAAGACGCTCACTACGGTTACATCATTATCTTTTGCGCTACGCTTAACTAACGATGCATGTCCAGCATGCAAAGCACCCATTGTTGGTACCAACCCAACCTTTTTGCCCTGAGCTTTCAGAACAGAAAGCTCAGTCTGCAACTCATTAATAGTGTATACTATTTTCATTTTGTTTTTGATTGTTTAATCTCTTGTCTTGGAAAAACGGTGCAAAATAAACTATTATTTATCACATAAAGAAGAAAAAAATGAAATTTATCTAACATAGTGCTTGAACTATGATGAGCTTCTTTAATACTTATTGGCTGATAGCTAGCGACTTAACAATTGATAAGATATTATTAAAAGATAGAACTTGCATAAATGCGCTTTTTTTTTTATATCTTTGCAAAATGTTTATGAGAAAGATTTTATTATAATGAAGGCTAACAAGGTTTTATTTATTACACAAGAGATTACTCCTTACTTGCCTGAATCCGAAATGGCTAACGTTGGAAGATACCTTCCACAGGCTATTCAGGAAAAAGGGAGAGAAATAAGGACATTTATGCCGAAGTGGGGAAATATTAATGAACGCAGAAACCAACTGCATGAAGTGATTCGCCTCTCGGGTATGAACCTGATCATTGATGATACAGATCATCCATTGATTATTAAAGTGGCTTCTATCCAGTCTGCCAGAATGCAGGTATACTTCATAGACAATGATGACTATTTTCAGCACAAACTACAAGAAGTAGATGAGAATGGACAAGAGTACGAAGACAATGATAACAGAGCTATTTTTTATGCCCGGGGTGTAATTGAAACGGTAAAGAAACTCCGTTGGTGTCCTGATGTTATTCATTGTCATGGTTGGATGGCTGCTCTAGCTCCGCTTTATATAAAAAAAGTGTATAAAGACGAACCTTCATTTCGCGATGTAAAGATTGTGCTCTCAGTATATGAAAATGACTTTAAAAATAAATTCCCTCAAGATTTTGTTTCTAAACTGATGTTGAAGGGGATAACCAATGAGGATTTGGTTTCTGTTCAGGGCGAGGTAGATTATACGGCGCTTATGAAACTGGCAATAGATTTTTCTGACGGTGTTATTCAAAATAGTGAAAATGTGAATGATGAGGTTCTGAATTATGCCCGTGAGAAGAATATTCCTGTTCTCGATTTTCAATCTCCAGACAATTATGCCGATGCTTTCAATGACTTTTATGATCTAGTCTGGGAAGCTGAAAAATAAGTAGGAACTAACTGATAATAGTTATGAAAATAAAATATTTATGGGCATCCTTGTTTGCCTTTGTTCTGTTCTCCTGTGATGATACTACAGGTACCTTGGGACTAAGTATGATGCCTGATAGTGATAAAATTGCTATGGGCGCGCAAACATTCGATGTTAGTACAGAGACAATACTTGCTGGATCTGTTTATGCGAAAACAAGTATGGGGTATCTGGGAAAGTATACCGATCCGGAATTTGGTAGTTTTGAGGCTGATTTTCTCACACAGCTAACTTGTACGGACCAGTTTGAATTTCCAATAAACAGAATGGTGCCTGTTGATCCGACTGCAGATCAGAAAGAATTTAAAGCAACTTCAGCAAGTGTAGATTTATATTATACAGGCTATTTCGGAGATTCTTTGAATACTTGTCGATTAAGTGTCTATGAACTGAATAAAGAGCTGGTTAAGCAGGATCAGAGTAATTATTATACGAATATTAATCCAGCTCAGTATTATGATAGTGCGAATGGGTTAATTGGCAAGAAGGCCTATTCTGCTGTTGATTTATCAATAAGTGAAGATACTAGAAAAGTATCAACTTTTTATCCCTCAGTAAGTGTAGCATTTCCTTTAGAGAGAGCAAATGAATTTATAAAGCTATTTCAGACATCAAAAGCACAGGGTAAAAACTTTAAAGACGAATTTTCCAAAGTTTTCAAAGGTCTTTATATAAAATGTGATCATGGAGATGGTACAGTTCTTTATGTTGATCAAGTGCATTTAAACGTTTCATTTAAAATATATGCTGCAGATTCTTTAGGTAATTTCCCGATTAAGAGAAAGCAAGCAGGATATGAGAAGATCGATTCAACTTATACTACTATAGCTACGTTCGGATCAACAAAAGAGGTTATTCAGGCAAACCGTTTTACGAACGATAAAAAGCTTGAAGATTTGGCTAAAATCAGTGATTATACAATGATCAAGTCTCCGGCCGGATTATTTACCAAAGCTACATTGCCTATAGGTAAAATAGCAAATGCATTAAAGAATGATACTTTGAATTCAGTAAAGTTATCTTTCAACGCCTATAATACAAATTCGACGAATCAGTTTGGAATGAGTGCTCCAAAGTATTTATTGATGGTAAGAGCAAAAGATATGGATAAATTCTTTGAGGATAATTTACTTACGGATAATGTGACATCTTTTGTTGCTACTTATTCAAGTAGCAAGAATCAGTACACCTTTACAAATATTACTCGTCTGATAACAACTAGCATTGCAGAGAAGAAAGCCCTTAATGGAACTGTTTCAGAGGATTTGACAGAAGATATGATACTTGTACCGGTTTCTGTTACTTTAGATTCTAACAAAAAGATGGTTTCCATTCGTCATGATTTGAAGCCTGGATATGTAAAGTTAAAAGGTGGAAAAGACAATAAATTAAAACTGGAAGTAATTTACAGTAAATTGAATAAGTAGACTTATAGATTTATTTTGTAAACGAATATGTAAGTTATAGATATAAAAAAAGCAGTTCAATTGAACTGCTTTTTTTATATCTATAACTTACTTTATGCTTTTGTCTTTTTCTTTTTTGTAGTTTTAGGCTTCTTTTCTGTTATATCAGTTTCTTTTGTCTTGGGCCTTTCATTTTCTAACAGGTCAATTTTCTTATGCAGGGTAGCAATTTCATCTCCTTGATTCTTTATAGTTGTAAGCAGCGAATTAAGCTCTTCATTCTCCACATCTTCGGGATATAAAGAATTTACTCTATTAATAAAGTCTGCCAGAATATTCATATAGTTTGAAAATGCATCATATGGCGAGTCGTAATTTCCTCTTTCAATTTTTAAACCAGTATGTTTGGTTGACATATATCGGAAATTCATGCAAGCCTGCAAATAGTCCCAGTCCTGTTTGATTCTTTTGTTATGGCATAGTCTTACCCGCTCGGACAAACTGTATAGCTTATTAAATGCTTCTCTTTGAAGAATGTTTCCTAACCATGCGCTAATATCTCTTTCCTCATCTATCCATGAAATAGGATATAACACTTCAATAGGAGAGACGGATTTTGATTTAGAAATTATTTCTGATGGTGTAGAGAATGTAATTCCTTTCTCACTGGCACATGCTGGAAGTGCTTTAAAAAACTCCAGAATATTGGAGGATATTGGTTGCGAAATTCCTAACGAATCCAGAGTCATGAAGATATTGATAACTTCTTCTTCTTTAGGCATAGCATCAATCCAACTGATGTATTTATCGGCAAACAAGGGAAATTCGCTCCACTCATGATTTGAGAAACGAAGACTTATATCGTCTGAAAGTTTGAAATCTCTTAATAAGATTTTTAATTCTGGCGCTTGATTGCAATGGTATACATAGTGAGGGCTTTTCCATCCTAAAATATGTTTGGCTCCTTCTGTCAGGACGCCTTTAAATCCCATGTCGGCTATAATGCTACCTATCTCATCAGAATAAATAAGACCTGTGTTCCGGAAGACACTTGGCTTTTTACCAAATAGCTGTTCGATCTTTTTGCATTGATGATGGATCTCATCACGGAAGCATTTTTCATCAATCAAGGATGAGAGTCCATCTGAATATGTTTCTGCCAGAAACTCACAACAACCAGTATTGGCCAGCTCCTTTAGTTTATCAATAACACACGGCGCATGCATTTCCAATTGTTCCAGAGCAACCCCCGAGAGGCCAAGAGCAACTTTAAAAGCTCCATTGTTACTTTTAGCCATTTCAATCAAAGTATCGATTGCTGGCTTATAAGAACGTTCAGCTATGTCACTTAAGTTTGTTTCGTTGTAATAATCGTCGTAATAATAATGTTCTGTTCCTATATCAAAGAAACGATATCGTTTCAGATGAAAAATCTGGTGTATTTCAAAGTAAAAGCAGATTGTTTTCATATTTATCTATATTTATTTGTTATCTGTAATTTTGAATAATACTATCGTAGGTGGACCGTATTTGGTAGCCCACGTTCTCCCACTTTATATTATCTACTTCTCTTTTTCCTTCAACCTTTAAGTACTCATACATTGCCGGATAAGTACAAATGGAATAAATGGCATCGGCCATGGCATGAATATCCCAGTAATCTGTCTTAATGCAATTGTTCAGAATTTCGGCACAACCGGATTGCTTGGAGATAATTGTTGGGACACTAACCTGCATCGCTTCAAGTGGTGAAATTCCAAAAGGTTCTGACACGGATGGCATGATATAAACATCACTGGATTTGAGAACCTCGTAAACCTCTTTCCCTTTCATAAATCCGGGGAAATGAAAACGGTCTGCCATACCCCGCTCGGCCACTAACCTAATCATCTGGTGCATCATATCTCCGTTACCTGCCATTACAAAACGAATATTTTTTGTTCTATGAAGTACCATTGCAGCTGCTTCTACAAAATATTCAGGCCCTTTCTGCATGGTGATTCTTCCCAGAAATGTGACGATTTTCTCTTTTTTGTTCTTCTTCGGAACAATCTCCATTATTTCTTGTGATAATGGAGATACGGCATTGTGTACGGTAGAAACCTTTCTTGGATCCTGATGATATTTATGAATAACCGTTTGGCGGGTTAATTCGCTTACACACATAATATGATCGGCATGGTCCATTCCGTTTTTCTCAATGGAATAGACTGTAGGATTTACATTTCCCCGGCTACGGTCGAAATCTGTAGCATGTACATGAATAACTAAAGGCTTTCCGGATATCTGCTTGGCATGAATACCGGCAGGATACGTCAGCCAGTCGTGTGAATGAATGATGTCGTACTGTTGTTGGCGTGCCACCACACCGGCTACAATAGAATAATTATTAATCTCCTCCTGCAAGTTGTCTGGATATCTGCCTGAAAATTCAATGCAGCCTAAATCATTTGTGTGTAGATAGTTGAAATCTGCATAAATGTGATCGCGCAAATCATAATAATCCTGCGGGTTCATATATCCTCCAACTCGGCTGTTTATATAATCCCAACTGACATCTTTCCATACAACCGGAGTGTTGTTCATTCCTATAATCTTTAAAAAACTCTGATCTTCATCTCCCCAAGGTTTAGGAATGCAAAAAGTGATTTGCATATCTTCCTGTGTAGACATTCCTTTTGTCAGCCCATAGCTGGCTGTTCCTAGACCTCCCAATATATGAGGGGGAAATTCCCATCCAAACATTAATACTTTCATCGTTATTTCCTCCTCTTATATATTATATTTAGAAAGTAGCTTCAGAATCCGTAAGATTTCTGCTACATTCATTGCAAATGAGACTGCTCCCCGGCCCTTGAAAGGTGGGTTTCCATCAAATAATTCTGGTATAGAACTAATGCAATGCTTAGTCATTTCCTCCTCAAATCCGATTAACTGACGCTCAACAAAAGAAACTCCGCTCAATTTATAGACTCTTAAATAGGCCTCCAGATAAAATCCCATTAACCATGGCCAGGCAGTTCCCTGGTGATAAGCGTAATCTCGCTGTATTTGGGGACCGACATAGTTCGGATTATATCCAAAACTCTTGGGACTTAATGAACGAAGTCCTTTGGGTGTAAGTAATTCCTTGGTAGCTATGTCTAATATCTGCTTTTTTTGTTCACGGTTGAGCGGTGAATATTCGAATGCTACAGCGAATATCATATTAGGACGTACGCTCAAGTCTGTGGTTTGTCCATTTACGTAATCCATCAAGTACCCAAACTCGTTTAAAAAGACCTCAATGAAAGATTGGGCAGTTTTTGCAGCCAATTCATCCAGTGAATCTGCAAGAATAGAGTCAGTTTTATCACTATCACGTAACAATTCAGCCACAAAACGAAGAGCGTTATACCATAAAGAATTGACTTCAACAATATATCCGGATCTCGGAGTTACAGGGTGTCCATTTACTGTCGAGTTCATCCATGTAATAGCTTTATCTGCACCGTTTGCATATAATAGACCATTATCATGCAAAAACAGGTTGTCATGTTTGCCTTTTCGGATAAATTCAATAATTTCTTTCAGTAAAATGCCGTATTTTTGTTTACATTGCTCTTTGGAAGTCATTTTGGCATATTTCTGCAAAGCCCATATTGCCCAAAGCAATACATCCGGATCATCTATTTCGTAAATTTTGCAATTTATTGGGAGATCATTGATATAGTTTAATATTGCCTCTTGAGCAGTTCCCATTACAGACTCGAATTCTTGGATTTCATCGACGGCAAGTGTTAGTCCAGGCAAAGAAATGAACATATCACGGGCACGACATTTAAACCAAGGATAACCAGCCAAAAGATAGTGTTTACCTTCCTGCTTGTTGTGAAACTGGTGGGCTGAATTCTTCAAACAATTGTAAAAACTATCACGTGGGGTACGGTCGGCAGCCTCTTTATTAAATGTTTTCAACAATCCGTGGGTTGACGCCTCAGATATACCTGCTGAGAA of the uncultured Bacteroides sp. genome contains:
- the panC gene encoding pantoate--beta-alanine ligase, translated to MKIVYTINELQTELSVLKAQGKKVGLVPTMGALHAGHASLVKRSAKDNDVTVVSVFVNPTQFNDKNDLLKYPHTLDADCKLLETNGCSFVFAPSVEEMYPEPDTRKFNFAPLDSVMEGAFRPGHFNGVAQIVSKLFDAVKPHRAYFGEKDFQQLAIIREMVKQLNYDLEIVGCPIVREEDGLALSSRNARLSAEEREIALKISQTLFKSRTFAADHSVSETIRFVEESIAAERGLRLEYFKIVDGNTLQEFGNWADTNYAVGCITVFCGEVRLIDNIKYKEI
- a CDS encoding DUF4270 domain-containing protein, with the protein product MKIKYLWASLFAFVLFSCDDTTGTLGLSMMPDSDKIAMGAQTFDVSTETILAGSVYAKTSMGYLGKYTDPEFGSFEADFLTQLTCTDQFEFPINRMVPVDPTADQKEFKATSASVDLYYTGYFGDSLNTCRLSVYELNKELVKQDQSNYYTNINPAQYYDSANGLIGKKAYSAVDLSISEDTRKVSTFYPSVSVAFPLERANEFIKLFQTSKAQGKNFKDEFSKVFKGLYIKCDHGDGTVLYVDQVHLNVSFKIYAADSLGNFPIKRKQAGYEKIDSTYTTIATFGSTKEVIQANRFTNDKKLEDLAKISDYTMIKSPAGLFTKATLPIGKIANALKNDTLNSVKLSFNAYNTNSTNQFGMSAPKYLLMVRAKDMDKFFEDNLLTDNVTSFVATYSSSKNQYTFTNITRLITTSIAEKKALNGTVSEDLTEDMILVPVSVTLDSNKKMVSIRHDLKPGYVKLKGGKDNKLKLEVIYSKLNK
- a CDS encoding DUF6048 family protein gives rise to the protein MKKRIFAYIINIVALLVLSLPVFSQGNQGQKAMPKVQTVPKEIFPLYNGTFVGLDLYGLGGNVFGSKFTSSEVSVDVNLKNRFFPVLEVGYGKTDDEENGISYKSSAPYFRIGMNYNMMFRKKNMSHLYLGCRYGFSALSYDVKGSALEDDIYSGEVPFESMGEKTNAHWMELLFGIRAQVYKNFLMGWSLRYKAKLSVKENAHSTPWYIPGFGENKSTNFGVTYSLIYKLPF
- a CDS encoding glycoside hydrolase family 57 protein, with amino-acid sequence MKTICFYFEIHQIFHLKRYRFFDIGTEHYYYDDYYNETNLSDIAERSYKPAIDTLIEMAKSNNGAFKVALGLSGVALEQLEMHAPCVIDKLKELANTGCCEFLAETYSDGLSSLIDEKCFRDEIHHQCKKIEQLFGKKPSVFRNTGLIYSDEIGSIIADMGFKGVLTEGAKHILGWKSPHYVYHCNQAPELKILLRDFKLSDDISLRFSNHEWSEFPLFADKYISWIDAMPKEEEVINIFMTLDSLGISQPISSNILEFFKALPACASEKGITFSTPSEIISKSKSVSPIEVLYPISWIDEERDISAWLGNILQREAFNKLYSLSERVRLCHNKRIKQDWDYLQACMNFRYMSTKHTGLKIERGNYDSPYDAFSNYMNILADFINRVNSLYPEDVENEELNSLLTTIKNQGDEIATLHKKIDLLENERPKTKETDITEKKPKTTKKKKTKA
- a CDS encoding glycosyltransferase, translated to MKVLMFGWEFPPHILGGLGTASYGLTKGMSTQEDMQITFCIPKPWGDEDQSFLKIIGMNNTPVVWKDVSWDYINSRVGGYMNPQDYYDLRDHIYADFNYLHTNDLGCIEFSGRYPDNLQEEINNYSIVAGVVARQQQYDIIHSHDWLTYPAGIHAKQISGKPLVIHVHATDFDRSRGNVNPTVYSIEKNGMDHADHIMCVSELTRQTVIHKYHQDPRKVSTVHNAVSPLSQEIMEIVPKKNKKEKIVTFLGRITMQKGPEYFVEAAAMVLHRTKNIRFVMAGNGDMMHQMIRLVAERGMADRFHFPGFMKGKEVYEVLKSSDVYIMPSVSEPFGISPLEAMQVSVPTIISKQSGCAEILNNCIKTDYWDIHAMADAIYSICTYPAMYEYLKVEGKREVDNIKWENVGYQIRSTYDSIIQNYR
- a CDS encoding manganese efflux pump MntP family protein, producing MTNLENWLIAIGLAMDCLAVSIASGIILKKVEWRTILTMAFFFGFFQALMPFLGWAGASRFSHLIESFDHWAVFLILCFLGGRMVWESFKDDECKKEFNPASLKVILTLAIATSLDALAVGVSYAFMGIRTVDGILSPILIIGLVSFIISVFGLLFGIFFGCKHNMRVELWGGLILIGIGTKVLIEHICV
- a CDS encoding glycogen debranching enzyme N-terminal domain-containing protein, whose amino-acid sequence is MSYLRFDKTLMINLEESLPREILRTNKSGAYHCTTIVDCNTRKYHGLLVIPIPELDDENHVLLSSLDETVVQHGAEFNLGLHKYQGENYCPRGHKYIREFDCEKIPITTYRVGGVILTKEKIFVHYENRILIKYTLVDAHSATTLRFRPLLAFRSVRQYTHENPHASKEYQEVENGIKTCMYPGYPELFMQHNKENEFHFEPYWYKGIEYTKEQERGYDFNEDLYVPGYFEVNIKKGESIIFSAGISEASTHGLLKTFNKEAADRTPRDSFYNCLKNSAHQFHNKQEGKHYLLAGYPWFKCRARDMFISLPGLTLAVDEIQEFESVMGTAQEAILNYINDLPINCKIYEIDDPDVLLWAIWALQKYAKMTSKEQCKQKYGILLKEIIEFIRKGKHDNLFLHDNGLLYANGADKAITWMNSTVNGHPVTPRSGYIVEVNSLWYNALRFVAELLRDSDKTDSILADSLDELAAKTAQSFIEVFLNEFGYLMDYVNGQTTDLSVRPNMIFAVAFEYSPLNREQKKQILDIATKELLTPKGLRSLSPKSFGYNPNYVGPQIQRDYAYHQGTAWPWLMGFYLEAYLRVYKLSGVSFVERQLIGFEEEMTKHCISSIPELFDGNPPFKGRGAVSFAMNVAEILRILKLLSKYNI
- a CDS encoding glycogen/starch synthase, producing MMKANKVLFITQEITPYLPESEMANVGRYLPQAIQEKGREIRTFMPKWGNINERRNQLHEVIRLSGMNLIIDDTDHPLIIKVASIQSARMQVYFIDNDDYFQHKLQEVDENGQEYEDNDNRAIFYARGVIETVKKLRWCPDVIHCHGWMAALAPLYIKKVYKDEPSFRDVKIVLSVYENDFKNKFPQDFVSKLMLKGITNEDLVSVQGEVDYTALMKLAIDFSDGVIQNSENVNDEVLNYAREKNIPVLDFQSPDNYADAFNDFYDLVWEAEK
- a CDS encoding DUF6452 family protein, with the protein product MKHLLKLLFLGIFLCSVIGLALTACEETEDCSLSGRPSPRFNFVVKSTLKAKSFDSLTVVALNTVKGDSTILNNSKKVTYASLPLSYVDTKTAMVFKYSDNLSDTLWITHANIAHFLSMECGITMFYQVEKVEHTSNLIDSIAIINSGVDTNEKENIRVYY
- the panD gene encoding aspartate 1-decarboxylase, with amino-acid sequence MMIEVMKSKLHCVRVTEADLNYMGSITIDEDLMDAANLIANERVHIVDNNNGERFSTYIIKGERGSGKICLNGAAARKVQVGDIIIIMSYAMMDFEEAKSFKPTVIFPDSVTNKVI